In Persephonella sp., the DNA window CATTACAAGGTGCTTCCAGATGATAAGGATATGATAATTGATGAACTGAAAAATCTAACAGATAAGGTGGATATTATATTCACAACAGGTGGAACAGGTTTCAGTAAAAGAGATGTTACCCCTGAGGCAACAAAAGAGGTTATAAGAAAAGAGATGATAGGCTTTTCTGAAGCTATGAGGATTGTTGGCATAAAATTTACGCCAAAATCTCTCCTCTCAAGGGGTGTTTGTGGCATATTGGGAGATTCAACTCTTGTTATAAACCTTCCCGGCTCAACAGGAGGTGTTAAAGACAACATAAGACTTGTTGCACCTCTCTTAAAACATGCTATAAGAATGGCAAAAGGTGAGAAAAAACACTGAAGCATATCTTGGTTTTGCCCTTATGTGGAGGGAGGAGCATTTCCTCTCTCTTGCTGAGGATAAGCTGAAGAAAACATACTCAGATTTTTTTATGGAATCTCTTTCTTTTGAACCTCAGTTTTCCAGATACTACCACAAAGAGATGGGAAGACCATTATACAAAAAATTTGTTTTAACAAATACAGTTGTAGATAAAAGCACAATAAAAGACATAAAAATAGAAGCTATTAGTATAGAAGACAGTTTACGGGTAGATGGAAATAGAACAGTTAATATAGACCCATTTTATATGGATAAAGATCAGGTTGTTGTCTCAACATCTAAATATAGGGGGAACAGAATATATCTGGGAGATGGGGTTTTTGTTGAGCTTGAGCTATTTTACCATCATGGATCTTTTCATCCGTTTGTGTGGACATACACCGATTATAAAGATCATATACCTTTTTTCAATGACCTGAGGAAGAAGATTAAATAAATCTTTTTTCTATTTCCATCTCGTCTAAAGGTTTTGACAGGTAAAAGCCCTGAATGTAGTCTACACCTATCTTTTTATAGATATCAAGCTGTTTTTTGGTTTCAATCCCTTCTGCAACGGTTTTTATTCCCAGAGATTTTGCTATGTGGATAACACCCTCAATTATAGCTTTAGTTTTAGGATCTGAAACAATAGCTTTAGAGAAGGATATATCTATTTTAATAACGTCTGTCTGAATTTCTTTTAGATATGATAAGGCAGAGTAGCCTGTACCAAAATCATCTATTGATATTCTTATGTTTGGTATGTATTTCATATTTTTGATAAAGCCGTTACCAGAAATAAGGTCTTCCACAAACACCCTTTCTGTTATCTCTAGGATAACTGGTTTCTTCAGATTTCCTGTATATTTTTCAATTATGTTTATAAATTCCGGTTTTTTGAAAACCGTTCCTGATATATTCAGGGCTATCGGTTTTTTCCATCTGTTTATCTTTTGAGTCACCTGAGAAAAAGCCCATTCTGTAAATTTCTCAATGTAAGGTGATATCTCAAGGTAGTTTATAAACTCTGATGGTAAGTGAATACGGTTTTCCCTGTCAATAATCCTTACAAGAGATTCAAATCCTGCGACTGAAAGATCATTTGCTTTGAAATAAGGCTGGTAGTAAAGTCTAAACAGATCTTCGCTGAAAGCCTTTTCTATAAGACTTTTGGCGTTGAGTATCTCTCTGGCTCTATTCTCAAGATCTTTGTTGAAAAACTTTATAACATCGGCTCCTTCATTTTTTGCGTTATTCAGAGAAAGGTAAGCATTTTCATACAGTTTTCTAAAATTTTCAGCATCTTCAGGAAAGACAGATATACCTGCATTGATGTGAAGGTTTATACAGTTATTTTTTATTTTAAAAGGTTTGGAAAATATGTTTTTAAGCTTGTTTTCTATAATAAAAATGTCTTCTTTTCTTTTTAAGTCAGTGATAAGAACAGCAAACTCGTCAGATCCTATCTTGCTGATAATATCCCTTTCTCTAAAGTTCTTTTTTAACCTATCTGCTACAGCTTTTAACAGATTTTTTCCGTAATCAATTCCGTAAACTTTATTCAGATAGGTGAAATCTTTGATATCTACAACAACAAGAGCAGCTTTGGATCTGGTTCTTTTTAGCAGACTTTCTGATTTTCTGATCAGTCCTTCAAAATTCAAAAGGTTTGTTGTCTGGTCAAAAAATCTGAGGTATTTGTTCTCTCTTGCAAGCCTAAGCTCCTCTGTTATGTCCTTTCCGATGGCAAGAAATCTAATAGTGTTTTCATTTAGTTTGACAGGAATTATCTTTTGCCTCAGATAAAAGAAAGACCCATCTCTTCTTTTGTTTATAAATGTTGCTTCAAACTCTTTACCTGATGTTATTGTTTCCCACAAATCAGCATAAAAGTCTTCTGAATGAAGTCCCGATTTGAATATGTTTATTTTTTTGTTCAGGATTTCTTCTTTTGTGTAACCTGATATATTTGAGACTATTTTGTTGGCGTAAAGTATTTTTCCTTTATTATCTGTAATTATTACCCATTCTGTTGATTTTTCTATAGCCTCCCTGAGTATTATGCTTTCTTTAATATTTTCTATCTTTTCCAGCCCAAAGCTCAGATCTCTCCTGATTTCCTCAAGGAGAGCTACCTTTTCTTTATCAAAAAAATCAGGTTCCTTTGAAAACAGATTTATTACAGCAACATTTTTTCCTTCTTTTGATACAGGTATGGAAGCTACTGATCTGTATTTTTTTCTCTTGTAATTTTTTACTTTAATCTGGTTTTCTGATATGAGAGGTTTACAGTCAATTTCTTTTTTTCCGAACTCAAAGAATGTGTCTTTATTTTTTCCCCCAACCCAGATGTAAGGTATTCCAAGTTCTCTGCTGAGGACTGGACATACTTTTTTTAGAAGATCTTCCTGAGTGACAGCATCAATTACAACTTTGTTTATTGAGCTCAAAATTCTGTAAAGCTTTTCGTATTCAATCTCCCTATTTATATCAATAATGTAACTGTAGAGATATACAGGCTTTTTATTTTTATCAAAAACAGGAACTGTCTGGTTTAATACCCATATCTTTTTCCCGCTTTTTGTTTTTATTCTGTAAGGTCTGTGGATCCAGTAAGGTAGTTTGCTTCCGCAGAACTTTTTCAACTCTTCAAAAAAAATTTTTTTGTCTTCCTCATGTATAATCTGGGAGTAACCTGATATTTTTGTCAGAAAATCCTCAGGTTTATAACCTGTTATCTGGAAAATACTTTCAGACACATTTTCAACTGGAAGATTTTTTTCATTTTTTAGCATGATTAGAGCTATCTTCCCCTTTGAAAACAGCATTTCTGAGTTGCATTCATTCTCTCTTATCAGAAGGCAGGAACTGTTTTTAACTTTTACAGGGAAAATGTCTCTGCTGACAGGACAGAAGCATTTTTCCAAGTTGTCGCAAGGTTTTTGCAGACTGTATATGACCTCAAAACATTTTTTTCCTGTTTTTTCACCAAATATTTCTTTTGCCTTTTCATTCATAAAAATTATGTTGTAATTTTTGTCAATGAAAAAGGCTGGGTCTTTCAGGTTGTTCAGATAAATAAAGTCCATCATATTTTCTTTTTATAATTCCTGTAGTTTATTATATAAATCATATCAATAATAATTATCGTCATTGTTTAATCAAAATTTAGTCAAAAGATTTTTTTCAACTATAGATTCCCAGTTTTTTTTGATCACATAAGGGGGAAGATCCATATTTTTGCTGTCTCGGAAAGGAACAGCGTAAGGGGAGTGTTCCAGTCTGTTTTTTTCTTTTTGGGTTAAAGGGGGGATAATACCTTTTATCGTTGCTACTGTTGAGTAGCTTTTTCTTCCTATAGGTTCAACAAGACCTATTTTAAAGCCTGCATCTATAAGTCCTTTTCTTACAGCAAGTGAAGCTGAGTATGTTGACAATATAGCTTCCTGCCTCATCAGTTCTTTTACAGCCTTGAATATCTCAACAGTCCACATTTCTGTATTTACTTTTGGTGAAAATGCATCATAAAAAACAGCATCAAATTTTTTTCTTACTGTTTTTAAGATCTGTCTTGCATCTCCAAATAAGATATTTAAGCTGAAATTTTTTCCCTTTGCTCTGTATATATTTCCTTCAAAACCACCTGACAAAATATGATCATAGATCTCCTTTAAATCTTCAGGAATGTTGAGTTTTTTTATCTTTTCAAACACAGATATATCTTTTTCAACTGAGAGTATTTCTACCAAAACATCAGGGTTTTTATCGGTTGCCACCTTTATAGCAACAGCAACGTTATAGCCAAGTCCAAATCCTACATCAAGTATATCTATCCTGTTTTTTTCCAGAGACAGACTGTCAATTCTGCACGGGATAACAAACTTAAGGAGGCTTTCTGTGTAAGCACCTGCTTTTGTGCTATGGTAAGCCTCATTGTATTCCTCATTTAAGAAAGTTTCTGTTCCGTCGGCTGTTTTTATTTTACTTTCCATTTTCCTCCAGTAAGGAAAAGGTTTTCTAAAAAGATCTTTCCTTCAAAGATATCCCCTCTATTAAAAGAGCCTACACCTTCAGGCGTTCCGCACATAAGAATGTCGTAATCATAAAAACTGAAATACTTTTTAGCTTCTTTTAATAATTGGTCAGGACTGTATATCATGTCTCTTACACTTCCAGATTGTTTAAGATCCCCATTTATCCAGAGTTCCATTCTTAAACTTTCAACCATGTCAGGGCTTATCCTGATAAATTTTGAAAAAATGGCTGATCTGTCAAAAGCCTTTGCCTTTTCCCAGGGAAGACCTTTTTGTTTTAGTCTGTTTTGTTCCTCAACGAGTGTAAGGTCTATCCCAAAACCAACACCAACAGGCTGTCCCTTCTCAAAAATAAGGGATATTTCTCCTTCGTATCTGCAAGGTTTTTCAGGTTTATATATATCCTCAGAAATACTGCTGTTAGGCTTAATAAACAGGACTATTTCTTCAGGATTTTCATTTTTTAGCTCTTGTATATGTTTTTTGTAGTTTCTACCTACACAAACAACTTTTGAGGGATAAACTTTTTTATCTTCAAAAGTTATATGTTTCATTTTTGTCCTCTATAAACCTAAAAGTTGGTTTTTCGTTTATCAAGTTTATTTCTAAAAGATAGTTGCTGAAAAGTTTTAGACTTTTTATATGTTCTTCAGAAAGACAGTAATCAAGATTTTTTAGATAGTTTATCAAAAACTGATCCTTAATGTATTTCTCCGGATTTTCAAAAAATCTGTTTTTAGAAGTTTTTAAAACATGATTGAGCTTTTTGACTTTTTCTTTATTTTTTTCGTAATAATCTTTCCTTACACACCAGAGTGCAAAAACAAAAGGAAGTCCTGTTTTTTTAAACCAGATTTCAGACAGATCGTATCTGTAATTTTTTTTGTTTGAAAACTTAATTGCTTTGTCTCCTATCAAGAGGACTGTTTCTTTGTTTTTTATATCTTCATCTAACAGCTGTTTATAAACAGGATTTTTTCCCAAGAATATTTCAAATATAACCTTCGTAAGATACTGGGAAGTTTTTGACTCTTCTGTCAGATATATCTGGGTTGTTTTCTCTAACGGTTTTTCAGAAAGTATAACAACAGATTTCACTTTGTTCAACGAACTTATAGATAGATCAGGCAGAATCAAAAAATCATTAAAGTTTTGTATGTAATGGACTGAAGATATAAAGCCCACATCAACCTTTTTTTCAGAGAGAAGTCTGTTTATCTGAGATGGAAAACCTTTAACAAGCTCATGACTAAATCCCAGATCTATGCCAGTTTTTTCAAAATTAAAAGGCAGAGTGTTAAGGTAATCTATCCAGCCTATTCTCAATATTCAACCTCTTTTAACTCTTCTTTTCTCAAGATAAATATCAATAATAGTCTTAATTCTGTGGGCAACCATACTTATTATAGTCCCGGCTATCAAGCTTACAACTATTACGATAAGTGAGTAAATCTCTGGGTGATTATGTGAAAAGTCAGATATAAAGTTGTGAACTTCCTTCACAGCAGGCTTTGACTTGTTTTTTTCAAAAAATAGCTGATAAAAGCTTAAGATAGATACGAGAGAAACAAGGGAAGCCATTATAAGTTTTGTTATATCCTTGTTTATTCTCTGTCCCACAGCTGAACCAAAAACAGCACCGAAGGACGATCCTGCCATCAAGATAAGTGCAAGGACTATATCAACGCCGTGATTAACCGTTCCGTGGAAGTATGTTAAAAAAGCTGTAATAAAAATCATCTGAAAAAGGCTCATACCTACAGCTTTTGTAACAGGGAGACCTGCAAGGTAAATCAGTGCAGGTATAACCACAAACCCGCCTCCAACACCCATAACAGCTGATAAAAAGCCTGATATAAATCCTATAAAGAGAGGTATTAAAACCGAAAACTCACCAAACTCAAATCTGTATTTTAACGGCAGGTTGCGTATAAATCTTTCTGTTACTCTATTTTTTTTCTTTTTTTCTTTTTTTAGTATGTCTAAAAACATCGTTATACCTGTAAAAGCCAGATAAAAAGCGTAAAAAGAAAGCACAAATGTTCTGAAATGACCTGCTTCTTCAAGAATTTTTGTAAGAAGAACACCAAATCCGCCACCTACAAATCCGGAAAGGATAAGGAATAAGCCCAGTTTAATATCAACATTTTTTAGCCTTAAATGTGCCAGAAAACCTGAAACTGTAGCCCCAACCATCTGGGCAACAGATGTTCCTACAGTAACAATTGGAGGAATACCTAATTTAATCAGGGTTGGATTTAGTATTATCCCTCCTCCTATTCCAAGTAGACCTGAAAAAAATCCGACAATAAGACCAAGGGCAAGAAGGATCAGCACATTTACCTTGACATCAGCAACAGGAAGGTATATTTCCAAAAATTCCTCCTTTTCAAGAAATACCAGGTTCAAATATATTAGAATATTCTAACTGAAAATTAATAGTAAGAAGGTGGTATGAACAACAAAAATCTTAATGAGCTGTTAAACAACAGGTATTTTATTGCTTTGTTTTTGTTTTTTACTGTTTTTGTTTATTTCTGGAATATATGGCTGAATGATATATGGATTCCTAACGAAGCGTTTTACGCAGAATCTGCGAGGGAGATGCTTGAGTCCGGAAATTTCCTGGACATCTTTTTCAACTACGAACCCAGGTTTAACAAACCCCCTATGACCTACTGGATGGTGGCTTTATCTTATCTGATTTTCGGTATTAATGAGTTTGCAACAAGAATTCCTATTGTCTTATCTGCTTTAGGATCAAATTTGCTTGTCTATCTTATAGGAAGAGAACTATACGGCAAAAAAGTAGCTGTTGTATCTGCTGCGGTTATGGCATTCAGCTTCCAGTTTGTTATAAACTCAAGGTATGCTTCCCCTGAGGTGCCTTTGACATTCTTTTTTACCCTTACCCTTTACTTTTTCATAATAGGATATAAAAGAAAAAAATTCCTGTATATCTTGCTTTCTTACATCTCTTTGGGTCTTGTTGTTTTAACAAAAGGATTTCCTTATATAGCCGTTATAGGTGGTATTGTTATTGTTTATCTGCTTTTTGAAAACTCTTTTAAAGTAAAAGATTTTCTTAGGGATCTTAAGTTTATTCATCTTGAGATAGGACTTCCTGTAGTTTTTGTTTTAGGTTTTAGCTGGTATATATACATGTATCTGAAGTTTGGGTCATCTTTTGTTGAGACCACACTTGAGGAGACTATAAAAAGGGCTGTAGGAAAAAAGTCAAAAGGATTTTCAGATCTGTTTTTTTATGTTATTGCGATACTGTGGGGTTTCTTGCCTTATTCTTTGTTTTTTTATTACGGGCTTGTCAGATTTTTTAAAGATAGAAAAAAAGAGCTTTTATTTCCTGTTGTATGGTTTGGGGTGATGTTTGTCATTTTTACCGCTGCCAAAGGGAAAATACCTGTTTACATTATTCAGGCTCACGGGGCGATGTCTTTGATAACTGGATATTATCTTATAAACCACAGTCCTGTTAGACTTGTAGACAGAATTTTATATTACGGCTCTTTGATGGTTCCTGTCTTCTTAGGTGTTGTTGTAATAGGAGGATTTGTTTATCTTTTCAGGCTTGATCCTTTCTATTACATAGCAGCTGTATTTCCTGTTTTGTATCTGCTTAGATACAGGGAAATGAAACTTCTTCCGTATATAACGATGGTTGTTCTCTTTTTTATTTTTACGGTTTCTATTCTTCCTGTTGTTGAGAAGTTCAGACCTTATGACAAAATAGGTCAGGCAGTATCGGACAATGTTCCTGAAAAGGGTATTCCTCTGTATGTTGAGAGCTATTTCTGGCATAACCTTCCATTTTATACAAAAAGAAAGGTTTACAGAGATGTTTCTTATAAGAATATCATCTCATTATCAAACAAAGGTGCAGTGCTTGCACTTATAAAGGAAAAAACATATAAAGATATTAAAAATGCACAGATACTCTGGGAGGGCTATCTATACAGAAAAGGTAGCGAGTCAAGATTTGCTATTTTTCTTAAATACATACACAAAGCATTAAATGGGGATTTCTCAGGATTTGAGAAAAGATATCTAATATACAAGAGGTGAGAAAAATGGATCAGATTGTGTTAATCAATGGGGAGGTATATGATGACAGAAGGTTTTTAAGAACATTAATGTTTGGCGAAGGTGTGTTCGAGACGTTCCGTTTTAATGGAGATCTGCCCTCAAGAATAAAAAAACATTATGCCAGACTAATAGAAGGGGCAAAACTCCTTAAAATTCCTGAAATTCCTTATGAAGACTTTATTTATCACATTAAACAGGCTGTGGAAAAATCAGATCAAAAGGATCTTTATGTGAAGGTTCTCCTTCTTTCTGAGGGTAATACAGACTATCCGCTTATCCCCTACAAATCTAACATAATGGTAGTGGTTAAGCCTTTTAAACCATTTCCCAAAGAAAGGATTTCACTTACCTTATCCCCTTTTAGGGTTCACAGCAGTAATCCCCTGCTAAGGGTAAAAACAACAAATTTTGCTGAAAAAGTATTTGCAAAAAGATATGCTAAAGATAAAGGGTTTGATGATGCCGTTTTTCTTAATGAAAACGGAGAAATAACTGAAACAACATCGGCAAACATTTTCTGGATAAAAGGGAGATTTATGTATACCCCATCTATTGACTGCGGACTTCTTCCGGGAATAACAAGGGAGGCTGTTATCACAGAGGCGAGGAAACAGGGTTTTAATGTGGTTGAAGGAAGGTTTTATTTGAATGATATAAAAGATGCAGATCTGATTTTCGTTACAAATGCTCTAAATGGTATAATTAGAGTGGGAAAGTTTGATTTTATTAATCAGGAGGATAATTAATTGCCTTTAATAGTTCAGAAATTTGGTGGAACATCTGTCGGCAGTATAGAAAGAATAAAAAATGTGGCAAATAAGGTTAAAAAAGCTGTAGAGGAAGGAAACAGAGTTGTCGTTGTTTCCTCTGCCATGTCTGGAGAAACGGACAGACTCTTAGGACTGACCAGAGAGCTTTCCTCCAGACCTGATCCAAGAGAACAGGATATGGTCGTTTCCACCGGTGAACAGGTTGCAATAGGTCTTTTATCTATAGCCCTTAAAGAGATAGGAATAGATGCTGTAAGCCTTACAGGGTGGCAGGTTCCTATATATACAGATACAGCCCACACAAAGGCAAGAATTAAAAGAATAGATACCCATAGAATACATTCAGAGCTTGAAAGGGGAAAAGTTGTTGTAGTTGCAGGATTTCAGGGAATTGATGATTACGGAGATATAACAACACTCGGTAGAGGTGGATCAGATACCACAGCTGTAGCTCTCGCTGCTGCACTAAAGGCTGATGTTTGTGAGATATACACAGATGTTACAGGTGTATTCACAGCAGATCCGAGGATTGTTGAAAACGCAAGAAAGATACCAGTTATCTCTTATGAAGAGATGATGGAGATGGCATCTCTCGGGTCAAAAGTTATGCAGATAAGATCTGTTGAGTTCGCAGCAAAATACGGTGTTAAAATACATGTGAAATCCTCATTTATTGATGAGGAGGGAACATGGATAGTGGAGGAAAATGAAGATATGGAAAGGGTGGCAGTTAGAGGAATAAGCCATGAGCTTAAGGAATCAAAAATAACCGTTGTTAAAGTTCCAGATAAACCGGGTATTGCAGCAAAGCTGTTTAAAGCTCTTGGCGATAACAACATTGTTGTTGATATGATTGTTCAGAATGTATCCCATGAAGGATATACCGACATATCATTCACAGTGAACAAGGTCGATGCAGATTTTGCAGAAGAAATAGCCAAAGAGGTTGCACAGGAAGTTGGGGCATCTGGGGTTGAGAGGAACGACAGAATAGCTAAAATCTCAGTTGTTGGTCTTGGCATGAAAACACATGCAGGAACAGCAGGAAAGATGTTTGAAGTCCTGTATAAAGAAGGTATAAATATTTACGCCATATCAACATCTGAGATAAAAATATCATGTCTGATTGATGAGAAATATGCAGAGCTTGCTGTAAGGGCACTACATGAAGCATTTATTGAAAATCAAGAAACAATCGTTATTGATTAGGAGAAAGGTATGAGAAAGAAAAGAATAAAGAAAGTTCTTGTTGCAAACAGAGGAGAAGTAGCAACAAGAATAATAAGAGCGTGTAAAGAGCTTGGGATAAGAACAGTTGCGATCTATTCAGAAGCAGATCACAACGGTATATGGGTGAAAAAAGCTGACGAATCTTACATGATACCGGGAGATCCTGTAAAAGCATACCTTAACTTCTACAAAATCGTTGATCTTGCAAGACAGACAAGGTGTGATGCTATTCACCCCGGTTACGGATTTTTATCAGAAAATGCAGACTTTGCAAGATACTGCCAGAAAAGGGGGATCATTTTCATAGGACCAAAACCGGAACATATTGAGCTATTTGGAGACAAAATAAAATCCAAAATAGCGATGAGAGAGGTTGGAGTTCCTGTCCTTCCTGGAACAGACGAACCAATCATAGATATAGAAAAGGCAAAAAAAGTTGCCAAGGAAATTGGATTTCCTGTTATTATCAAAGCAGCATACGGCGGCGGCGGAAGGGGAATGAGAATAGTAGAAAAAGAGGAGAATTTTGAAGAACTGTTCAGATCTGCAACAAGTGAGGCTGAAAAGTTCTTCGGGAAAGGAGATGTTTTTATAGAAAAGTATGTGAAGAACCCCAGACATATTGAAATTCAGATTATGGCTGACAAATACGGGAATGTGATTCACCTTGGAGAAAGGGACTGTTCTATACAAAGGAGACATCAAAAAGTTGTAGAAATAGCACCTTCCCCAAGACTAAATGAGGAAGTAAGAAGGGAGCTTTTCAGGGTTGCAGTAAAATCTATGTTTAAACTTGGTTATGAAAGTGTTGGAACTTTAGAGTTTCTTGTTGACGAGGAAGATAACTTTTATTTTATAGAGATGAACACAAGACTTCAGGTTGAACACACTGTAACAGAAACTGTTACAGGCGTAGATCTTGTCCAGAGAATGATTGATATAGCAGAAGGTAAAAAACTACCATTCCTGCAAGAGGACATCAGTTTCAGGGGTTATGCTATAGAGTTCAGAATAAATGCTGAAGATCCTGAGAAGGGTTTTGCACCATCTCCGGGAAGAATAACATCTTACTATTCGCCAGGTGGACCGGGAGTTAGGATTGATGCTGCTGTTTACAAAGATTACATAATACCCCCTTACTACGACTCTATGATTGCGAAACTGACGGTATGGGCTCTTACATGGGATAGGACTGTAAAAAGGGCAAGGAGAGCCCTTGATGAATTTCAGGTGAGGGGTGTTCCAACAAACCTTCCTCTTCTAAGGCAGATAGTAAGGGATAAAGATTTTATGGAAGGAAGGTTTGACACAGGTTACATAGACAAAAAACTTCCAAAGTTCAAACTTAAACCTGAAGAGGGAGATCCTGAAGATCTTGCTACAGTTATAGCGGCAGCGATTGCTGCTTACCACAGACTATAAAAAGGAGGTTCATATAAATGTCAATAATAGTAGATGTTAGAGGAAGAGAGGTTTTAGATTCAAGGGGAAATCCAACTGTTGAAGCACAAGTGGTTCTTGAAAGCGGTGTTGTGGCATCTGCTATAGTCCCAAGCGGGGCATCTACAGGAGAAACAGAGGCTGTTGAGCTTAGAGACGGGGACAAAAACAGATTTAAAGGGAAAGGTGTGCTAAAAGCTGTAGAAAACATAAATGAAAAGATAGCCGATGCAATCATAGGGGAAGAATCAACAGATCAGGTTGAGATAGACAGAATTATGTTGGAACTTGACGGAACAGAAAACAAATCAAACCTTGGAGCAAATGCCATTCTTGCTGTATCTCTGGCTGTTGCAAGGGCATCAGCTATTGAGCTTGAGATACCCCTTTACAGATATATAGGAGGAACAAACGCAAAGGTTTTGCCTGTTCCTCTTATGAATGTGATAAACGGAGGAGTTCATGCAGACAACAATCTTGATTTTCAGGAGTTCATGATAGTTCCTGTATTTGGGGGAAAAGATCCAGACAATCCAAAATTCAGCGAAGCCCTCAGATGCGGCGTTGAGATCTTTCATACCTTAAAGCAGGTTCTTAAGGAAAAAGGGCACTCAACAAATGTTGGTGATGAAGGAGGATTTGCACCAAACCTCAAATCTACAAAAGAAGCCCTTGACATATTAATGGAGGCTATCAAAAAGGCAGGTTATGAGCCTGGAGAAGATGTTCTACTTGCTATAGATGCAGCATCTACAGAGTTTTATGATAAAGAAAAAGGGGTTTACAGGTTTGAAGGTGAAGAGCTTTCGGCTGATGACATGGTAACTATATATGAAGAGATAGAAGGAACTTACCCCCTTATTTCCCTTGAAGACGGAATGGCTGAGGATGACATAGAGGGTTGGAAAAAGCTGACACAGGCTTTAGGGAACAAAATACAGCTTGTAGGTGATGATCTTTTTACAACCAATCCAAAGCTTATAAAGAAAGGGATTGAGCAGGGTATCGCAAACTCAGTGCTTGTAAAATTAAACCAGATCGGCAGTTTAACCGAAACATTAGATGCCATTGAGCTGGCAAAAACAGCAAGCTACACAAATGTTATCTCCCATAGATCGGGAGAAACGGAGGATACATTTATAGCTGACCTTGCTGTTGGAGTTAATGCGGGACAGATAAAAACAGGTTCTGCATCAAGAACAGACAGGATAGCAAAATACAATCAACTGCTCAGAATAGAAGAAGAACTGGGAGATAATGCAGTATTTAAAGGAAAAGAGGTTTTCGCAAGATTTATCAGATAGAATAAAAAGATATATAGGGGTGGACTCTGTCCTTCTCCTTTTTTCTCTCCTTTTTTTCCTATATTTTGTTTATATCATCTTTTTTGGAGAAAAAAATATATTCAAGTTAATACAAAAGGAAAGATACAGATCCCAGCTGAAAGCCCAGATAACCCAGCTCGAAAGAGATAATCATAATCTTCAAGAAAAGATCAGATATCTAAAAAATGACAGATTTTTTATAGAAAAAAAAGCCAGAGAGGATCTTGGACTTGTGAAGGAAGGTGAAGAGATTTATGTTATTGTTGACGGTAAAGAAAGAAAAAACAAAAAAGAGGAAAGATGGATAGACAGGGTAATACAGAAATATCAAGAATTCAGGCTGAGGTAGAAACTTT includes these proteins:
- the accC gene encoding acetyl-CoA carboxylase biotin carboxylase subunit — translated: MRKKRIKKVLVANRGEVATRIIRACKELGIRTVAIYSEADHNGIWVKKADESYMIPGDPVKAYLNFYKIVDLARQTRCDAIHPGYGFLSENADFARYCQKRGIIFIGPKPEHIELFGDKIKSKIAMREVGVPVLPGTDEPIIDIEKAKKVAKEIGFPVIIKAAYGGGGRGMRIVEKEENFEELFRSATSEAEKFFGKGDVFIEKYVKNPRHIEIQIMADKYGNVIHLGERDCSIQRRHQKVVEIAPSPRLNEEVRRELFRVAVKSMFKLGYESVGTLEFLVDEEDNFYFIEMNTRLQVEHTVTETVTGVDLVQRMIDIAEGKKLPFLQEDISFRGYAIEFRINAEDPEKGFAPSPGRITSYYSPGGPGVRIDAAVYKDYIIPPYYDSMIAKLTVWALTWDRTVKRARRALDEFQVRGVPTNLPLLRQIVRDKDFMEGRFDTGYIDKKLPKFKLKPEEGDPEDLATVIAAAIAAYHRL
- a CDS encoding glycosyltransferase family 39 protein, translated to MNNKNLNELLNNRYFIALFLFFTVFVYFWNIWLNDIWIPNEAFYAESAREMLESGNFLDIFFNYEPRFNKPPMTYWMVALSYLIFGINEFATRIPIVLSALGSNLLVYLIGRELYGKKVAVVSAAVMAFSFQFVINSRYASPEVPLTFFFTLTLYFFIIGYKRKKFLYILLSYISLGLVVLTKGFPYIAVIGGIVIVYLLFENSFKVKDFLRDLKFIHLEIGLPVVFVLGFSWYIYMYLKFGSSFVETTLEETIKRAVGKKSKGFSDLFFYVIAILWGFLPYSLFFYYGLVRFFKDRKKELLFPVVWFGVMFVIFTAAKGKIPVYIIQAHGAMSLITGYYLINHSPVRLVDRILYYGSLMVPVFLGVVVIGGFVYLFRLDPFYYIAAVFPVLYLLRYREMKLLPYITMVVLFFIFTVSILPVVEKFRPYDKIGQAVSDNVPEKGIPLYVESYFWHNLPFYTKRKVYRDVSYKNIISLSNKGAVLALIKEKTYKDIKNAQILWEGYLYRKGSESRFAIFLKYIHKALNGDFSGFEKRYLIYKR
- a CDS encoding aminotransferase class IV, with translation MDQIVLINGEVYDDRRFLRTLMFGEGVFETFRFNGDLPSRIKKHYARLIEGAKLLKIPEIPYEDFIYHIKQAVEKSDQKDLYVKVLLLSEGNTDYPLIPYKSNIMVVVKPFKPFPKERISLTLSPFRVHSSNPLLRVKTTNFAEKVFAKRYAKDKGFDDAVFLNENGEITETTSANIFWIKGRFMYTPSIDCGLLPGITREAVITEARKQGFNVVEGRFYLNDIKDADLIFVTNALNGIIRVGKFDFINQEDN
- a CDS encoding aspartate kinase, with protein sequence MPLIVQKFGGTSVGSIERIKNVANKVKKAVEEGNRVVVVSSAMSGETDRLLGLTRELSSRPDPREQDMVVSTGEQVAIGLLSIALKEIGIDAVSLTGWQVPIYTDTAHTKARIKRIDTHRIHSELERGKVVVVAGFQGIDDYGDITTLGRGGSDTTAVALAAALKADVCEIYTDVTGVFTADPRIVENARKIPVISYEEMMEMASLGSKVMQIRSVEFAAKYGVKIHVKSSFIDEEGTWIVEENEDMERVAVRGISHELKESKITVVKVPDKPGIAAKLFKALGDNNIVVDMIVQNVSHEGYTDISFTVNKVDADFAEEIAKEVAQEVGASGVERNDRIAKISVVGLGMKTHAGTAGKMFEVLYKEGINIYAISTSEIKISCLIDEKYAELAVRALHEAFIENQETIVID
- the eno gene encoding phosphopyruvate hydratase; translated protein: MSIIVDVRGREVLDSRGNPTVEAQVVLESGVVASAIVPSGASTGETEAVELRDGDKNRFKGKGVLKAVENINEKIADAIIGEESTDQVEIDRIMLELDGTENKSNLGANAILAVSLAVARASAIELEIPLYRYIGGTNAKVLPVPLMNVINGGVHADNNLDFQEFMIVPVFGGKDPDNPKFSEALRCGVEIFHTLKQVLKEKGHSTNVGDEGGFAPNLKSTKEALDILMEAIKKAGYEPGEDVLLAIDAASTEFYDKEKGVYRFEGEELSADDMVTIYEEIEGTYPLISLEDGMAEDDIEGWKKLTQALGNKIQLVGDDLFTTNPKLIKKGIEQGIANSVLVKLNQIGSLTETLDAIELAKTASYTNVISHRSGETEDTFIADLAVGVNAGQIKTGSASRTDRIAKYNQLLRIEEELGDNAVFKGKEVFARFIR